The proteins below are encoded in one region of Apostichopus japonicus isolate 1M-3 chromosome 4, ASM3797524v1, whole genome shotgun sequence:
- the LOC139966053 gene encoding carboxypeptidase B-like, with product MFLSVIFACLLASSLAVDYTGYKIIHAKPTNDNAVNIVNGLQDQFDLWKKSRGIGYNADILVAPRDYASLRSFLESRGIQVEIMIEDVQPLIDAQMTPSATAGFYEQYHPLDEIEAWMISFQSENPDKVRIEDVGDTFEGRKVQKLVISQDLTASKPIFFMIGGTHSREWVGPATMMQVADWLVSETEHLTDHMEFHIIPVHNEDGYVHTWQGDRMWRKTRKPSGGVNNCYGTDPNRNYEFKWNTGGSSSLPCSDTYMGTSAASEIEVSTLQDHVRAIKDNVQIFMDVHAYSQYWMYPWAYTDSTNCTDINELHAASKVAVEALEKVHGKSYIYGPISQVIYVASGSSADWAYNEGIKHSYALELRDEGQYGFTLPADQIKPCAEEFYAGIDAMVHHILGIND from the exons ATGTTTCTTTCGGTTATCTTCGCATGCCTGCTGGCTAGTTCTCTGGCAGTTGATTACACTGG ATATAAAATTATCCATGCCAAGCCCACAAATGACAATGCAGTCAACATCGTGAATGGTCTTCAGGATCAG TTTGATCTTTGGAAGAAATCTCGCGGAATTGGTTACAATGCAGATATTCTGGTTGCACCAAGGGATTATGCTTCCCTCAGATCTTTTCTGGAAAGTCGTGGAATTCAGGTGGAGATTATGATCGAAGATGTGCAACCTCTGATCGATGCTCAGATGACTCCGTCTGCTACTGCAGGATTTTATGAACAATACCATCCTCTTGATGAG aTCGAAGCCTGGATGATCTCTTTCCAATCGGAAAACCCTGACAAAGTGCGCATCGAAGATGTAGGAGATACTTTCGAAGGCAGAAAAGTGCAAAAATTGGTG atCTCTCAAGACCTCACGGCAAGCAAACCAATTTTCTTCATGATTGGTGGAACCCACTCACGTGAGTGGGTGGGACCGGCAACAATGATGCAAGTAGCGGATTGG CTTGTTTCAGAAACAGAACACTTGACAGACCATATGGAGTTTCATATTATCCCAGTACATAACGAAGACGGATATGTCCATACTTGGCAAGGG GACCGAATGTGGAGAAAGACCCGTAAGCCATCAGGTGGCGTGAACAATTGCTATGGGACCGATCCCAATAGAAATTACGAATTCAAGTGGAACA CTGGTGGGTCCAGCAGCCTGCCATGTAGTGACACTTACATGGGCACTTCTGCAGCTTCTGAAATCGAAGTTTCCACTTTGCAAGATCACGTGAGAGCTATCAAGGATAACGTACAAATTTTCATGGACGTACATGCTTACAGCCAGTACTGGATGTATCCTTGGGCATACACGGATTCTACTAATTGTACAGATATAAACGAATTG CACGCAGCATCAAAGGTAGCTGTTGAGGCACTGGAGAAGGTTCACGGCAAGTCCTACATTTACGGTCCCATTTCTCAAGTTATTT ATGTGGCTAGTGGTAGTTCTGCTGACTGGGCCTATAACGAGGGCATCAAACACTCTTACGCACTGGAACTCAGGGACGAAGGACAGTATGGATTTACTCTTCCTGCAGACCAGATTAAGCCTTGTGCTGAAGAATTCTACGCAGGCATTGATGCTATGGTTCATCATATTTTGGGAATCAATGATTAG